A genomic window from Streptomyces sp. HUAS YS2 includes:
- a CDS encoding YciI family protein, translating into MFVVTVSYTAPLDEVDRWRPAHGEWLTDLISRQLLLVAGRRPEWVGGVYLVPGMSSEEVDRLLATDPYLLNGVAEHQVVEFTPLLVAPGLEELKSQG; encoded by the coding sequence ATGTTCGTTGTCACGGTGTCGTACACAGCGCCGCTCGACGAGGTGGATCGGTGGAGGCCGGCCCATGGCGAGTGGTTGACCGACCTGATCTCGCGACAGTTGCTGCTGGTGGCCGGCCGTCGGCCGGAGTGGGTCGGGGGCGTCTATCTCGTGCCGGGGATGTCATCGGAGGAGGTCGACCGGTTGCTGGCGACCGATCCGTATCTGCTCAACGGCGTGGCAGAGCATCAGGTGGTGGAGTTCACGCCCCTGCTGGTGGCACCTGGCCTGGAGGAGCTCAAGTCCCAAGGCTGA
- a CDS encoding MerR family transcriptional regulator produces MKSTDTEHPMAIGELADRFGLATHVLRHWESVGLLAPVRDAGGRRRYGPPDLERVALILMAKEAGLGLEAVRELFSTGDPMDHADLLRRHVAELERRIERARAAKELVQHALDCPIAFHECPHARARIAARIPPAQGGEARPSASVPVPPGSRGEP; encoded by the coding sequence ATGAAGTCAACCGACACCGAACACCCCATGGCGATCGGCGAGTTGGCTGATCGCTTCGGCCTGGCCACGCATGTGCTGCGGCACTGGGAGAGTGTCGGACTGCTGGCCCCCGTGCGGGACGCGGGCGGCCGGCGCCGCTACGGGCCGCCCGACCTGGAGCGCGTGGCGCTGATCCTCATGGCCAAGGAAGCGGGCCTGGGCCTCGAAGCGGTCCGCGAACTCTTCTCCACGGGCGATCCGATGGATCACGCCGACCTGCTGCGCCGCCATGTGGCCGAACTGGAACGCCGCATCGAGCGCGCCCGGGCGGCCAAGGAACTCGTTCAGCACGCCTTGGACTGTCCGATCGCCTTCCACGAGTGCCCGCACGCCCGCGCCCGTATAGCGGCCCGCATCCCGCCGGCCCAGGGCGGGGAGGCACGGCCTTCGGCATCCGTGCCGGTTCCCCCGGGCTCGCGCGGGGAGCCCTGA
- a CDS encoding amino acid ABC transporter ATP-binding protein, with protein sequence MPFIEIDTVHKSYGTHPVLRGIELDVEQHQVVTLIGASGSGKSTLLRCINALEDIDGGEIRVGGEVSSGRGTDVDRLRRDVGMVFQHFNLFPHMSVLRNVALAPMRVGGVPREEAEDRARALLARVGLADKADALPDRLSGGQQQRVAIVRALATGPRALLLDEITSALDPELVAEVLAIVRELADGGMTMLLATHEMGFAREVSSKVCFLHQGVLLEEGPPEQIFGDPQEERTRAFLRRIVEAGRL encoded by the coding sequence ATGCCCTTCATCGAAATCGACACCGTGCACAAGAGCTACGGCACCCACCCGGTCCTCCGCGGGATCGAGCTGGACGTCGAGCAGCATCAGGTCGTCACCCTCATCGGCGCCTCAGGCAGCGGCAAGTCCACGCTGCTGCGCTGCATCAACGCCCTGGAGGACATCGACGGCGGCGAGATCAGGGTCGGCGGCGAGGTCTCGTCCGGCCGCGGCACCGACGTGGACCGGCTCCGCCGCGACGTCGGCATGGTCTTCCAGCACTTCAACCTCTTCCCGCACATGAGCGTCCTGCGCAACGTCGCGCTCGCCCCGATGCGGGTCGGCGGCGTCCCGCGCGAGGAGGCCGAGGACCGGGCCCGCGCCCTGCTCGCCCGCGTCGGCCTCGCCGACAAGGCGGACGCGCTGCCGGACCGGCTCTCCGGCGGACAGCAGCAGCGCGTCGCCATCGTGCGAGCCCTCGCCACCGGGCCGCGCGCCCTGCTCCTGGACGAGATCACCTCGGCGCTCGACCCGGAACTGGTCGCCGAAGTCCTCGCCATCGTCCGGGAACTGGCCGATGGTGGCATGACCATGCTGCTGGCCACGCACGAGATGGGTTTCGCACGGGAGGTGTCGAGCAAGGTGTGCTTCCTGCACCAGGGCGTGCTCCTGGAGGAAGGGCCGCCCGAGCAGATATTCGGCGACCCTCAGGAGGAGCGGACGCGGGCCTTCCTGCGGCGCATCGTCGAGGCGGGACGCCTGTGA
- a CDS encoding RiPP maturation radical SAM C-methyltransferase, with product MRVHLVTMPWQPIDLPSLQIGLLHALLTRTRPGDEVREFHGSLRWAEFLLDRTDGLLRPADHVEVGSDSIFDGLGDWVFSGVLYQDPDWGVATLAAYAERRGIPVDKAHAMRVHAAEFVARSAVEILVDEPDVVGFTSTFMQNVASLALAAELKRRRPGLTVVFGGSNCDGPMGHALHRNHPFVDHVVRGEGEYAFPALLGHLDAGTAPRDVPGLCWWDDGTSRANEESRRTVAPLDIPSPDYDVWAAEVEASPVAQYVRPKLVVEGARGCWWGEKHHCTFCGLNGSAMAFRAKPGARLWDEVDRLVRRHRILDVVTVDNIIDMAYFTDFLPRAADSGWDLLMHYEVKSNLTPEQLALLARSGAVHIQPGIESLNNRVLGLMDKGVTGSRNVRTLRECADLSLTCTWNYLYGFPGETAADYDPVVAQFPALVHLQPPGGAFRIQLERFSPHFADPALGFAERSPAEMYRHVYDLPEDELCDLVYLFDTPPRGVDGPAEERLARAVADWRAGHAGSTLLMESDEDGDVLVHDRRTGWPRRTHRLSGWEAAAFRHLEHGRSGPALHRLLAEEGQEIAADRVTEWLDEGVALGLLFFDGRSYVTLPLRNAPIGAPAEDIEAVTA from the coding sequence ATGCGCGTTCATCTGGTGACCATGCCCTGGCAGCCCATCGACCTGCCGTCCCTCCAGATCGGCCTGCTGCACGCCCTCCTCACCCGTACCCGCCCCGGCGACGAGGTCCGCGAGTTCCACGGCTCGCTCCGCTGGGCCGAGTTCCTGCTCGACCGCACCGACGGCCTGCTGCGGCCCGCCGACCACGTCGAGGTCGGCAGCGACTCGATCTTCGACGGGCTCGGCGACTGGGTCTTCTCCGGCGTGCTGTACCAGGACCCCGACTGGGGCGTCGCGACCCTCGCCGCGTACGCGGAGCGACGCGGCATCCCCGTCGACAAGGCGCACGCCATGCGCGTGCACGCGGCGGAGTTCGTCGCCCGCAGTGCCGTGGAGATCCTCGTCGACGAGCCGGACGTCGTCGGTTTCACCAGCACGTTCATGCAGAACGTCGCCTCGCTCGCGCTCGCCGCCGAGCTGAAGCGCCGACGCCCCGGCCTCACCGTGGTCTTCGGCGGCAGCAACTGCGACGGCCCGATGGGCCATGCCCTGCACCGCAACCATCCCTTCGTCGACCACGTGGTGCGCGGCGAGGGCGAGTACGCGTTCCCCGCGCTCCTCGGCCACCTCGACGCCGGCACCGCGCCCCGCGACGTGCCGGGCCTGTGCTGGTGGGACGACGGGACCTCGCGGGCGAACGAGGAGTCTCGGCGTACGGTCGCCCCGCTCGACATCCCGTCCCCCGACTACGACGTCTGGGCCGCCGAGGTTGAGGCCTCTCCGGTCGCCCAGTACGTGCGGCCGAAGCTGGTCGTCGAGGGGGCGCGCGGCTGCTGGTGGGGCGAGAAGCATCACTGCACGTTCTGCGGGCTCAACGGCTCGGCGATGGCCTTCCGCGCGAAGCCCGGCGCGCGGCTGTGGGACGAGGTCGACCGGCTCGTCAGGCGGCACCGGATCCTCGACGTGGTCACCGTCGACAACATCATCGACATGGCGTACTTCACGGACTTCCTGCCGCGGGCCGCCGACAGCGGCTGGGACCTGCTCATGCACTACGAGGTCAAGTCCAACCTCACGCCCGAGCAGTTGGCGCTGCTCGCCCGGTCGGGCGCGGTCCACATCCAGCCGGGCATCGAGAGCCTCAACAACCGCGTCCTCGGGCTCATGGACAAGGGTGTCACCGGCTCGCGCAACGTCCGCACGCTGCGCGAGTGCGCGGATCTGTCGCTGACCTGCACGTGGAACTACCTGTACGGATTCCCCGGGGAGACCGCGGCGGACTACGACCCGGTCGTCGCGCAGTTCCCCGCGCTGGTCCACCTCCAGCCGCCGGGCGGCGCGTTCCGCATCCAACTGGAGCGCTTCAGCCCGCACTTCGCCGACCCGGCGCTGGGCTTCGCGGAGCGCAGCCCGGCCGAGATGTACCGGCACGTGTACGACCTGCCCGAGGACGAACTCTGCGATCTGGTCTACCTGTTCGACACTCCGCCGCGCGGCGTCGACGGCCCGGCGGAGGAGCGGCTGGCGCGGGCGGTGGCCGACTGGCGGGCCGGGCACGCCGGTTCGACGCTGCTGATGGAGTCGGACGAGGACGGCGACGTACTGGTGCACGACCGGCGGACCGGCTGGCCCCGCCGGACGCACCGGCTGTCCGGCTGGGAGGCCGCGGCGTTCCGGCATTTGGAGCACGGCCGTTCCGGTCCTGCCCTGCACCGGCTGCTCGCCGAGGAGGGGCAGGAGATCGCTGCGGACCGGGTCACGGAGTGGTTGGACGAGGGGGTCGCGCTGGGGCTGCTGTTCTTCGACGGCCGCTCGTACGTGACGCTGCCGCTGCGGAACGCCCCGATCGGCGCGCCCGCGGAAGACATCGAGGCGGTGACCGCATGA
- a CDS encoding DUF5825 family protein — translation MNTTLPLGAGGRATVEAVRLLRECQSAARTVRWVPDTEALPFDASLLHHLPPPESGDAARAWRSRYAYGLFYHRRGPDFVTVMDRRDPAASARFTLDQPSLLDAFLAVQEPTELDGLGPAGREAVELLADERLVLVTDGWAVALPPRLRRWPVPCTSV, via the coding sequence ATGAACACCACCCTGCCGCTCGGCGCGGGCGGCCGGGCCACTGTGGAGGCGGTGCGTCTGCTGCGCGAGTGCCAGAGCGCGGCGCGCACGGTCCGCTGGGTCCCGGACACCGAGGCCCTGCCCTTCGACGCCTCGCTGCTGCACCATCTCCCGCCGCCGGAGTCGGGCGACGCCGCGCGGGCGTGGCGGTCCCGGTACGCGTACGGCCTGTTCTACCACCGGCGCGGCCCGGACTTCGTGACGGTGATGGACCGCCGCGACCCCGCCGCCTCGGCCCGCTTCACCCTCGACCAGCCGTCGCTGCTCGACGCGTTCCTCGCCGTCCAGGAGCCCACCGAGCTCGACGGGCTCGGCCCGGCCGGGCGCGAGGCGGTCGAACTGCTCGCGGACGAGCGGCTCGTCCTGGTCACGGACGGCTGGGCGGTGGCCCTGCCGCCGCGGCTGCGCCGCTGGCCCGTCCCCTGCACGAGCGTCTGA
- a CDS encoding type 1 glutamine amidotransferase, protein MSAPVVLVVEHEDGTGPAMVGERLTEAGLRLDLRRPWRGDPLPTGLDEHDALLVLGGSMGPYEDERAPWLPRVRELLRQAVARDLPTLGICLGMELLTAACGGKVGHAAHPEVGLVELTLLQEASADPLFANLSDRLHAVQWHWEETETLPEGAVPLVTSDRCTHQAYRLGGRVWGVQFHPEVLAPDIAQWGRADDTPVRELGLDPDEVLRTVEAAEPTLRADWGRLTERWARVVTSPTPQGP, encoded by the coding sequence GTGAGCGCCCCGGTGGTGCTCGTCGTCGAGCACGAGGACGGCACGGGCCCGGCGATGGTGGGGGAGCGGCTGACGGAGGCCGGGCTCCGGCTCGACCTGCGCCGCCCCTGGCGCGGCGACCCGCTGCCCACCGGCCTCGACGAGCATGACGCGCTGCTGGTGCTCGGCGGGTCCATGGGCCCGTACGAGGACGAACGCGCCCCCTGGCTCCCGCGGGTACGCGAACTCCTGCGGCAGGCCGTCGCCCGCGACCTGCCCACCCTGGGCATCTGCCTCGGTATGGAACTCCTCACCGCCGCGTGCGGCGGCAAGGTCGGCCACGCCGCCCACCCGGAGGTCGGCCTCGTCGAACTGACGCTCCTTCAAGAGGCCTCTGCGGACCCGCTCTTCGCGAACCTCTCCGACCGGCTCCACGCCGTCCAGTGGCACTGGGAGGAGACCGAGACGCTCCCCGAGGGCGCGGTCCCCCTCGTCACCAGCGACCGCTGCACCCACCAGGCGTACCGGCTGGGCGGCAGGGTGTGGGGCGTGCAGTTCCACCCGGAGGTACTGGCGCCGGACATCGCCCAGTGGGGCCGCGCCGACGACACCCCCGTACGCGAACTGGGCCTCGACCCCGACGAGGTGCTCCGCACGGTGGAAGCGGCCGAACCGACCTTGCGCGCCGACTGGGGCCGCCTGACGGAGCGCTGGGCGCGCGTCGTGACGTCCCCCACCCCCCAGGGGCCGTAG
- a CDS encoding TerD family protein, which yields MIKGGNAFVPTVPLRIAVRTGVDVTALLLTEKGRVRGDADTVFHGAPVHPSGAVRLLGEESGTVWLEATLTAIEEGIERVLVVGSTESGAMRDVHGLSVEAFAPDGTSVVWYDVTDAGGETAMVLAELYRRAGGWKFRAVGQGYLNGLAGLAADHGVDVAEEAHAAPMPGAGPVPFQAPAPAPAPFQVPAPPPAQAPFRAPAPAPAAFQPPPPAPAAFRPPPPAFQAPPPAFQAPPPAPPAAFPPPAFQAPPPAPAPAPFQVPAPAPAPLSAPVAAPPVPEAAVPDRSFGAVFEPYTQTGRDNDVITVDGLPPGPVVVELAIRGDGYTGLWPLTRFNKEGDTLVNSTEENFQGRVLTHVPGNGRLRLQLKAEGPWQLRVLPLAAAARLTEEELVGGGPDVLLHTGGTADLVLHYRGDDNLIVNLYELAGHDDPTTLPEDDNVVNEIGKRREAVPLPEGPLIVHLEMADGPWRAQLKRVQPHSGPSTGGLAGVTDIRTAQNRAWWGRR from the coding sequence ATGATCAAGGGGGGCAATGCCTTCGTCCCGACCGTGCCGTTGCGGATCGCGGTGCGGACCGGGGTGGACGTGACGGCGCTGCTGCTGACGGAGAAGGGCCGGGTCCGGGGGGACGCGGACACCGTGTTCCACGGTGCGCCGGTCCATCCGTCGGGCGCCGTGCGGCTGCTGGGGGAAGAGAGCGGCACCGTGTGGCTGGAGGCCACACTCACCGCGATCGAGGAGGGCATCGAGCGTGTCCTCGTCGTCGGGTCGACGGAGAGCGGCGCGATGCGGGACGTCCACGGGCTGTCCGTGGAGGCGTTCGCGCCGGACGGCACGTCGGTCGTGTGGTACGACGTGACCGACGCCGGCGGTGAGACGGCCATGGTGCTCGCCGAGCTGTACCGGCGCGCGGGGGGCTGGAAGTTCCGCGCGGTGGGTCAGGGTTATCTGAACGGCCTCGCCGGCCTGGCGGCGGACCACGGCGTGGACGTGGCCGAGGAGGCGCACGCGGCACCGATGCCGGGCGCGGGCCCGGTCCCGTTCCAGGCTCCGGCGCCGGCCCCGGCTCCGTTCCAGGTCCCGGCGCCACCACCGGCCCAGGCTCCGTTCCGGGCCCCGGCTCCTGCTCCGGCCGCGTTCCAGCCCCCGCCTCCGGCTCCGGCCGCGTTCCGGCCCCCGCCTCCGGCTTTCCAGGCGCCGCCCCCGGCTTTCCAGGCCCCGCCTCCGGCTCCTCCGGCTGCGTTCCCGCCCCCGGCTTTCCAAGCGCCGCCCCCGGCCCCTGCCCCGGCTCCGTTCCAGGTCCCCGCTCCGGCTCCGGCCCCGCTGTCCGCGCCCGTGGCCGCACCGCCCGTGCCGGAGGCGGCCGTGCCGGACCGGTCGTTCGGCGCGGTCTTCGAGCCGTACACGCAGACCGGCCGGGACAACGACGTGATCACCGTGGACGGGCTGCCCCCGGGACCGGTCGTGGTCGAACTCGCCATCCGGGGCGACGGATACACGGGCCTCTGGCCCCTCACGCGGTTCAACAAGGAGGGCGACACCCTCGTCAACAGCACCGAGGAGAACTTCCAGGGCCGGGTGCTCACCCACGTCCCCGGCAACGGACGTCTGCGTCTGCAGCTGAAGGCGGAAGGCCCCTGGCAGCTCCGGGTCCTGCCGCTGGCCGCCGCGGCGCGCCTGACGGAGGAAGAGCTGGTGGGCGGCGGCCCCGACGTCCTCCTGCACACAGGAGGAACGGCCGACCTGGTCCTGCATTACCGCGGCGACGACAACCTCATCGTCAACCTCTACGAACTGGCGGGGCACGACGACCCGACGACCCTTCCCGAGGACGACAATGTCGTCAACGAGATCGGCAAGCGGCGGGAGGCCGTACCGCTCCCCGAGGGCCCGCTCATCGTGCACCTGGAGATGGCGGACGGTCCCTGGCGGGCTCAGCTGAAGCGGGTGCAGCCCCACAGCGGGCCGTCGACAGGCGGTCTCGCCGGTGTGACCGACATCCGCACGGCCCAGAACCGGGCCTGGTGGGGCAGGCGCTGA
- a CDS encoding NmrA/HSCARG family protein: MKLTEKIVVVAGATGLQGRAVTHHLLRDGWQVRALTRDPNGAPAEALARAGAQVVRAQMEDADSLTAAAEGAWGLFSVQPTVGSPGTAPDFTAEDEVRWGVNVAEAARAAGIGHFVFTSVAEADRHLEEKVPVNLVSKWRIEQHIASLGLPVTILRPVSFMENFTGGYALRNGNLSTGLAPEVPQQIMAVDDVGAVAALAFSRPTEWIGRQVSLAGDELTPVQIAAAIGKSLGIPLPYVQIPIETIRALSEDFAYANEWLNTLGYRADIPATRRIHPAAMDFDTWLERTGASQIAAFLDSTRPAGT; this comes from the coding sequence GTGAAGCTGACGGAGAAGATCGTCGTGGTGGCGGGGGCGACCGGCCTGCAGGGCAGGGCCGTGACGCATCACCTGCTCCGGGACGGCTGGCAGGTGCGCGCACTGACGCGCGACCCGAACGGGGCACCGGCCGAAGCGCTGGCGCGGGCCGGCGCACAGGTGGTGCGGGCGCAGATGGAGGACGCCGACTCCCTCACCGCCGCGGCCGAGGGCGCCTGGGGCCTGTTCAGCGTCCAGCCCACGGTCGGCTCGCCCGGCACGGCACCGGACTTCACCGCCGAGGACGAGGTGCGCTGGGGCGTGAACGTCGCCGAGGCCGCACGCGCCGCCGGCATCGGGCACTTCGTCTTCACGTCGGTCGCCGAAGCAGACCGGCACCTGGAGGAGAAGGTTCCGGTGAACCTGGTCAGCAAGTGGCGGATCGAGCAGCACATCGCCTCGCTCGGCCTGCCCGTGACGATCCTCAGGCCGGTGTCCTTCATGGAGAACTTCACCGGTGGATACGCGCTGCGGAACGGAAATCTGTCCACCGGGCTCGCGCCGGAGGTCCCGCAGCAGATCATGGCCGTCGACGACGTCGGCGCCGTCGCCGCGCTGGCGTTCTCCCGGCCGACGGAGTGGATCGGCCGGCAGGTCTCCCTGGCCGGGGACGAACTCACGCCGGTTCAGATCGCCGCGGCCATCGGGAAGTCGCTCGGCATACCGCTGCCCTACGTGCAGATCCCGATCGAGACGATCCGGGCCCTGAGTGAAGACTTCGCCTACGCCAACGAGTGGCTCAACACCCTCGGCTACCGCGCCGACATTCCCGCCACCCGGAGGATCCACCCCGCCGCGATGGACTTCGACACCTGGCTGGAGCGCACCGGCGCGTCCCAGATCGCCGCGTTCCTGGACTCCACGCGCCCCGCAGGGACATGA
- a CDS encoding helix-turn-helix domain-containing protein, with translation MRADARRNVEKIVAAAGALIAEHGADASLEEVARRAGVGSATLHRHFPSRQALLEAVFKDRVEALCAKAGDLLAEPDPGQALSTWLRAVGAHAVANRGLGASLMRDADPSLGESCHDMVTNAGDALLARARAADAVRPEITITQLLKLVGAIALATERDNDGPAEADQLLAIAIDGVRPR, from the coding sequence ATGCGCGCCGACGCCCGCCGCAACGTCGAGAAGATCGTGGCCGCCGCCGGGGCCCTGATCGCTGAGCACGGCGCCGACGCCTCCCTGGAAGAGGTCGCCCGTCGCGCCGGAGTCGGCTCGGCGACCCTGCACCGCCACTTCCCCTCCCGCCAGGCACTCCTGGAGGCGGTCTTCAAGGACCGGGTGGAAGCCCTGTGCGCGAAGGCCGGCGATCTGCTCGCCGAACCCGACCCGGGTCAGGCCCTGTCCACCTGGCTCCGCGCGGTCGGTGCCCACGCCGTGGCCAACCGCGGACTGGGGGCGTCCCTGATGCGGGACGCGGATCCGTCACTGGGCGAGTCCTGCCACGACATGGTCACCAATGCCGGAGACGCCCTCCTCGCGCGCGCCCGAGCGGCAGACGCCGTGCGCCCCGAGATCACCATCACTCAGCTGCTGAAACTCGTCGGCGCCATCGCGCTGGCAACCGAGCGGGACAACGACGGCCCGGCCGAGGCCGACCAGCTGCTTGCGATCGCCATCGACGGCGTACGTCCGCGCTGA
- a CDS encoding peptidylprolyl isomerase → MSQNVFFEVSADGEPLGRIEFKLYDDVVPKTARNFRELATGENGYGYKGSPFHRVIPEFMLQGGDFTNQNGTGGKSIYGEKFPDENFQLKHDRVGLLSMANAGPNSNGSQFFVTTVLTPWLDGKHVVFGEVVEGMDVVKAIEALGSRPAGRTSKNIVITDSGVV, encoded by the coding sequence ATGAGCCAGAACGTGTTTTTCGAGGTGTCCGCGGACGGTGAGCCGCTCGGCCGCATCGAGTTCAAGCTGTACGACGACGTCGTCCCCAAGACGGCCCGCAACTTCCGCGAGCTGGCCACCGGCGAGAACGGCTACGGCTACAAGGGTTCCCCGTTCCACCGGGTCATCCCCGAGTTCATGCTGCAGGGCGGTGACTTCACCAACCAGAACGGTACCGGCGGCAAGAGCATCTACGGCGAGAAGTTCCCGGACGAGAACTTCCAGCTGAAGCACGACCGTGTGGGCCTGCTCAGCATGGCGAACGCGGGTCCGAACTCGAACGGCTCGCAGTTCTTCGTCACCACCGTCCTCACCCCCTGGCTGGACGGCAAGCACGTCGTCTTCGGCGAGGTCGTCGAGGGCATGGACGTCGTCAAGGCGATCGAGGCGCTCGGCAGCCGGCCGGCCGGCCGTACCTCCAAGAACATCGTCATCACGGACTCCGGCGTCGTCTGA
- a CDS encoding MFS transporter translates to MGSSPVPPASTTGAADGDGPGGRGGRGGHAPWRELRRHRPFLLLCGEQAASSVGRQITALALALLAVTRLHAGPFGASALLALTYLPGAVLSPFAGVLADRARLRALAVTLTSLQVVVVGSVPVAGAMDRLGLPQLYVVAALSGALTWTLAVALQAALPRVVPPERLLAGNSALTGARTAGQIGGPALGGVLVGFAGAAPALLAAAAAYAVEAALLFALPASLNRPAVPAAARGPRFAALCEGFAVVRAEPVLRRQVLAGAGFNLGSGAADALFVLYAGRELALAPWQLGTVYATFSVATVGGVALAGRFATSIGLYRATRICALVAALSIFLVPAASLGLAFPALLAYQLVFGGMATVWAISMTTTQQLIAPPRLQGRVAGFAQAALLATVPVGALSGGALAAWAGSAPVLTGAAATALLAAASFWLPHRTATGPRPDEPPTG, encoded by the coding sequence GTGGGGTCGTCGCCCGTCCCGCCCGCGTCGACGACCGGCGCCGCCGACGGCGACGGTCCGGGCGGTCGCGGCGGACGCGGCGGTCACGCGCCGTGGCGGGAGCTGCGCCGGCACCGCCCGTTCCTGCTGCTCTGCGGCGAGCAGGCGGCCAGCTCGGTCGGCCGGCAGATCACCGCACTGGCACTGGCGCTGCTGGCGGTGACCCGGCTGCACGCGGGCCCGTTCGGGGCGTCGGCGCTGCTGGCCCTGACGTACCTCCCCGGCGCCGTACTCAGTCCGTTCGCCGGCGTGCTCGCGGACCGGGCCCGGCTGCGTGCCCTGGCCGTCACGCTCACGTCGCTCCAGGTGGTGGTCGTCGGCTCGGTCCCGGTGGCCGGGGCGATGGACCGGCTCGGTCTGCCCCAGTTGTACGTGGTGGCCGCGCTGTCGGGCGCGCTGACCTGGACGCTCGCGGTGGCCCTGCAGGCGGCGCTGCCCCGGGTCGTGCCGCCGGAGCGGCTGCTCGCCGGCAACTCGGCGCTGACCGGGGCGCGCACGGCGGGTCAGATCGGCGGGCCCGCGCTGGGCGGTGTCCTCGTCGGATTCGCCGGGGCGGCGCCCGCCCTCCTGGCGGCGGCGGCCGCGTACGCCGTCGAGGCCGCGCTGCTGTTCGCGCTGCCCGCGTCGCTGAACCGGCCGGCCGTGCCGGCGGCGGCCCGCGGCCCGCGCTTCGCGGCGCTCTGCGAGGGGTTCGCGGTGGTGCGGGCGGAGCCGGTGCTGCGCCGGCAGGTCCTCGCGGGCGCCGGGTTCAACCTCGGCAGCGGGGCCGCGGACGCGCTCTTCGTGCTGTACGCAGGCCGGGAACTCGCTCTGGCTCCCTGGCAGTTGGGCACGGTGTACGCGACGTTCAGCGTGGCCACCGTCGGCGGGGTGGCGCTGGCGGGCCGGTTCGCGACGTCGATCGGGCTGTACCGGGCGACCCGGATCTGCGCCCTGGTCGCGGCGCTCTCGATCTTCCTGGTCCCGGCGGCCTCGCTGGGTCTCGCCTTCCCGGCCCTGCTCGCGTACCAGCTGGTCTTCGGCGGCATGGCGACCGTCTGGGCCATCTCCATGACGACCACCCAGCAGCTGATCGCCCCGCCCCGGCTGCAGGGCCGGGTCGCGGGCTTCGCCCAGGCGGCGCTGCTGGCCACGGTGCCGGTCGGTGCGCTGTCCGGGGGCGCGCTGGCGGCCTGGGCGGGCAGCGCCCCGGTGCTGACCGGCGCGGCGGCGACGGCGCTGCTGGCCGCCGCCTCGTTCTGGCTCCCGCACCGCACCGCGACGGGGCCACGGCCGGACGAGCCGCCCACGGGGTGA
- a CDS encoding HAD family hydrolase has product MIATDLDGTLLDSAGRISARTRAVIGRLREAGWLLVLATARPVRAVRPIVAELGHQAVVVCGNGCLTYDFAAEAVVDYRPVTTERVRHALDVLRRHEPTARMGAERHLEFLLEHRFHVPAFDALDAIRMDALDTALDHTGVGKLLVQLDGDALDYRARIAARLPEGYEITASGSAFCEITVEGVTKASALRRIAHAHGFSAADVVALGDMPNDLPALAWAGTGVAVANAHPEVLAAADFVTLSNDEDGVAHHVEFLLDGGL; this is encoded by the coding sequence ATGATCGCGACGGACCTGGACGGAACCCTGCTGGACTCGGCCGGCCGGATCAGCGCGCGCACCCGCGCGGTGATCGGCCGGCTGCGGGAGGCGGGCTGGCTGCTGGTGCTGGCCACGGCGCGGCCGGTACGGGCGGTCCGGCCGATCGTCGCCGAACTCGGCCACCAGGCGGTGGTGGTGTGCGGCAACGGCTGCCTCACGTACGACTTCGCAGCCGAGGCCGTGGTCGACTACCGGCCGGTGACGACGGAACGCGTCCGGCACGCGCTCGATGTGCTGCGACGGCACGAACCGACCGCCCGGATGGGCGCGGAACGCCATCTGGAATTCCTGCTGGAGCACCGGTTCCACGTCCCGGCGTTCGACGCCCTGGACGCGATACGGATGGACGCCCTCGACACCGCCCTCGACCACACCGGCGTCGGGAAACTCCTGGTCCAGCTCGACGGCGACGCCCTCGACTACCGCGCCCGGATCGCCGCCCGCCTGCCGGAGGGGTACGAGATCACCGCCTCGGGCTCCGCGTTCTGCGAGATCACCGTGGAAGGCGTCACGAAGGCCTCGGCCCTCCGCCGCATCGCGCACGCCCACGGCTTCTCCGCCGCGGACGTCGTCGCCCTCGGCGACATGCCCAACGACCTCCCCGCCCTCGCCTGGGCCGGCACAGGAGTGGCCGTGGCCAACGCCCATCCCGAGGTACTGGCCGCCGCCGACTTCGTCACGCTCTCGAACGACGAGGACGGCGTGGCCCACCATGTGGAGTTCCTGCTCGACGGCGGTCTCTGA